The segment CTCCGTGATGCGCCCTGTTACAGACAAGTTTAAACTTAGCCACGAAAAGCTGGCATACTTGATCGATGCTACGGCAGCTCCGATATGCATTATCGCTCCCATCAGTTCGTGGGCGGCGGCGGTGACCGGCTTTGTCGAAGGCGAAGATGGCCTGGGGCTGTTCGTGAAATCGATTCCCTATAATTTTTATGCCTTGCTGACTATCGTGGCCCTCTTTGCGGTAATTCTTTTGAAGGTAGATTTTGGCCCGATGAAAAAGTACGAGGCTGCGGCTGAAAAACTGGAAGCGCAGACGGAGTCTCTAAAGCGCGAAGACTCTCGCGGAACGGTCGCGGACTTGATTTTCCCGATTGTCACGTTGATTGTGTTCTCGGTGACCGGATTGATTTATACGGGCGGATTCTTCTCGAGCGGAGAAGCGCATAAGGGATTTATTGATGCCTTCGGTGCAAGTGATGCTTCTGTTGGCCTTGTAATCGGTAGCTTTGGTGCGCTTATCGTGACGGTGATTTGGTATTTGGGCCGTCGCGTTTTGAAGTTGCGCAAGTGCCTGGAATGCCTGCCCGAAGGTTTCAAGGCGATGGTCCCGGCGATATTGATTCTTGTGCTTGCCTGGAGCCTGAAGGGCGTTACCGATACGCTTGGCGCAAAAGATTTTGTGGCAGGCCTCATTTCGGGGAGCGCCGCTGGACTTATGAACTTGATGCCGGCGATTATCTTCCTTGTTGGTGTGGGTCTTGCTTTCTCGACGGGTACTTCGTGGGGAACGTTCGGCATCTTGATTCCGATTGTGGTAGCGGCTTTCTCGAGCGTCGATCCGAACCTGATGATTATTTCTATTTCTGCATGTATGGCGGGCGCCGTCTGTGGTGACCATATATCGCCAATTTCCGATACGACTATCATGGCGAGTGCCGGTGCGGATTGCAACCATGTGAGCCACGTGAATACGCAGTTGCCCTATGCGCTTTCTGTCGCTGGGGTGAGTTTTATATGCTATATCGTGGCAGGGTTCACGCGGAGCGCATTTCTTTCGTTTGCGATTGGCCTCACGCTGATTGTCTTTGGAGCCTTGCTCATCAAGAAGATGCAGGCGAAATCTTAATTTGCGCTATCACGATGGCGACCATCATTATCGCACAGCCGCAAATCTCGCGGGCTGAAAGCTGTTCCCCCAGAATGGCCCAACCCGCAAGAACGGCGAATACTGATTCCAGGCTCATCGTGAGCGAGGCGATGGTGGGGTTGATTTTGTCCTGAGCGACAATCTGCAATGTGTAGGCGATACCGCTGGAACAAAGGGCTGCAAATGCAAGGCCTGCTATGGCATATGGATTGCCAAATGCCGCAATG is part of the Fibrobacter sp. UWR2 genome and harbors:
- a CDS encoding Na+/H+ antiporter NhaC family protein, with the translated sequence MEQQAAEIVSYFHGTFWALVPSIVAIVLALITKEAYSSLFVGVLMGGLFISEGNFPHFLDAVFKDGVVKQVSDPWNVGILFFLVILGTMVALMNKSGGAAAFGEWAKQHIKSKVGAQLATVILGIMIFVDDYFNCLTVGSVMRPVTDKFKLSHEKLAYLIDATAAPICIIAPISSWAAAVTGFVEGEDGLGLFVKSIPYNFYALLTIVALFAVILLKVDFGPMKKYEAAAEKLEAQTESLKREDSRGTVADLIFPIVTLIVFSVTGLIYTGGFFSSGEAHKGFIDAFGASDASVGLVIGSFGALIVTVIWYLGRRVLKLRKCLECLPEGFKAMVPAILILVLAWSLKGVTDTLGAKDFVAGLISGSAAGLMNLMPAIIFLVGVGLAFSTGTSWGTFGILIPIVVAAFSSVDPNLMIISISACMAGAVCGDHISPISDTTIMASAGADCNHVSHVNTQLPYALSVAGVSFICYIVAGFTRSAFLSFAIGLTLIVFGALLIKKMQAKS